The region AACTAAAACTACTAGCTACTAATGCGGGAATAATCGCACGGTAATATTCTACGGCATGTTTGTAATGTAAAATTTCTAAAGCAAATAAACTACCTCCTAAAGGTGCACCAAATAAAGCTGTAAAACCAGATGCCATTCCGGCAATACTTAAGGACCGTAAGGCTTCTCCTTTTAGTCTAAATACTTTTCCTAACCAAGTTCCTATAGAACCTGTTACTTGAACCAAAGGTGCTTCTGGGCCCAAGCTTCCGCCAGAGGCAATGCAAAAGAATGATGATAAAATCATCGATGGATTATGCTTTGGGTTTAATTTTCCTTTATTAAAACGGATGTTGTTCACTATAAGCTGAATTTCTCCAGGGTCTCCAATAAAATGGATCACTAACCCAGCAAATAGACCTCCAATGGCCATAACGGGAATTACTTGCCAACCTTCAAAAAAGGCTACTTTATGCATTAAGAATTCTAAAATAATCCAATAAACTCCTGCAGTTATACCTCCTATAAGTCCTAAGACAGCCCAAAGTAAAAACGACCAACTAAATACAAATGGATTAAATTTTATAGGTTGGTCTAGTATATTAAGATATTTAATTATTGTTTTCTTTCTATGTATTTTCAAGTAACAAAGGTTTTAAAATGGAATTTTTTATGATTCACAGTCTTTTTAATTTATTCTAAAAATAGGATAGCGCAAATGTGCTTTTTCGTAATACTCACTGTGTTTATGTATCCAATCTAATTGTGCGTACCAATTTTGGGAAAAGACTTTGTCTGATTGTTTTTTAGCTTCAAATTCTTGTTTAAGCTCCGCATTGGTATTTAGCAGTTCTAAAGCTAAATCTTCCCAAACGTAAGGCGAAAATCCTTCTTTTTGTTGAAGTATGGTATCGAAAAAATTCCAATTAAAAAAAGAATCTATGGCTTGAGGTTCTAGTGTTTCTAGTAGATAGCGAATGGCTGGCTGACGGGTTTCAATATAATAATCACCACTTCTAAATTGCAATGTTTCTGTTGTAGAAGTTACCATTGTATTGGAGTGTAAATAATGTCCTTCGTAAGCCTCTTTTTTTGTGTCGAAATCTGTAATGTGGTAAGTTTCGACTGTAAAGGTTTGGTCAGCTTGTAATGGCGTCATCTCTACCTGATTTAATTCTAGTAATTCTATAATCGCATACCAACCTTGTGGAATAATATAAGCTTTTGGAATAGAAACTTTGGTTGCGGGTTTAAAGTAGTTTTGGTACTTAACTGCTTTAGTAAAAGGTTGAGCACGGTTGTATTTTAAACGTTTTAATCCCGTAACCGCACTGCTTATATATTCGCCTTCGAATCCTTTAAATTGTAAGGTCGAGAATTTAGTCGTGTCTACCGTCCAATTTAAATCGTAAGTTTCAGCTTCTAAGAACGCTTGGTTTGCTTCTGCTCTTAATTTTTTTATAATGTTGTAATCTTTTTCAATAAGAGCAATCATGCTTTTCATGAGTTCGTAAGTGCCTTCAACTCGTGGTTTGTATGGTTTAAGCATATGAGTTTCTACCATCATTCCTAAAGTGTTAAACAGAGTGGTATATCCTGTAGAGTATCTAGGGTGGTCTATAAATTGACTAAATCCAACTTCTGGAACTTGGTTAAAAACATTCACATAAGGTGTAATATCCCAATCCTTTAATGCTAAGTTTTGTTCCAATTCAGGCATCATTTTAGTGTGTAAATAATTGCCTAAATTTCCACCAAGTTTGTTGTGTTGTGTAAATAAATGGGTAAGTGTATATTGGTAATCGGCACCATTACTAACATGGTTATCTATAAATACGTCAGGTTGAACTTTATGAAAAATCTCTGCAAATGTTTTTGCATTTTTTGTGTCGTTTTTTATAAAATCTCGATTTAAATCATAATTACGGGCATTGCCTCTAAAACCATATTCTTCTGGACCGTTTTGGTTTGTACGTGTCGTGGCGTTTCTATTTAAACTTCCTCCTACATTGTACACAGGAATAGTAACTAATACGGTGTGTTTTGGTACTGTTACTTTACCTTGAACAATATCTCTATACAACATCATTGTAGCATCAATACCGTCACTTTCTCCCGGATGAATTCCATTATTTATAAGTAAAATGCGCTTGTTTGCTCTAATGGCATCAAAATTAAATACTTTATCGGGATTTAAAGTAACCATATGTAACGGTTCTCCAGAATCTGTTTTGCCAATAGATTGTATTTGAATTTCAGGGTAAGTTGCAGCTAAATTTTTGTAAAATTGGATGACTTCTGCATAGGTTGCGGTTTCTAGACCATTACTTTTTTCAAAATGTGTTAAAAATTTATTTTGAGATTGTAAGTGTAACGTATTTAATAATAGGAATATAATGAAAGAGGAGGCTAATAATTTCATTCTTAATATTTTTAAACAAACTTAATGAAATTATTACATTAAGAACTTGTGAGTCCCTATTTTAACTGTATTTTTGCCCCTCTTAAAAAAGAAAATATGTCAAGTTTTATAAGAAAAATAACACCAAATGCAAAGGATGATGTATTGGCAGGTGTAACAGTGTCTCTAGCGATGATTCCGGAGGTTGTGGCCTTTGCCTTTGTGGCGCAGATTAGTCCTATTGTAGCACTTTTTGGTGCATTTATAATTGGTATTATCTCTGCATTATTTGGAGGTAGACCTGGTTTAATTTCGGGTGCAGCAGGAGCTGTGGCAGTAATATTTGTACACATGATTCAGGAAGGGCATGCAAAAGGGCTTTTATTTGATGTACCTGTAGAAAATATGGGGTACTTTTATTTGTTAGCAGCAGTGGTTTTAATGGGATTTATTCAAATTCTTGCCGGCGTATTTAAGCTGGGTAAATTTGTACGCTTGATTCCGCATCCTGTAATGTTGGGTTTTGTTAATGGTTTAGCCATTGTAATTTTTATGGCACAATTGGGTATGTTTAAAGAAAATGTAAAAGACGTTTTCGGGCAAAACATGCGTAAAACAGAATCTAAAGAATTGGTTTATAATGTTAACGATAATGCAGTAACCGATTTAATCTCAGGAAGTACACTTTTTACCATTGATGGACAATCTATACGTAATATTAACACTGGTGAAGAAGTGTTTATTATGTCGGATAATCAGGTGTTTGATGTAAACACTAAAAAAGTAGTGTTTAATGTACAAGATAATGGATTTTACGCTGTAAAAGATAATGGTGTTGTTAAATCTACTATGCAGGGTGAAAAGCTGTATATTATGATTGGATTAGTGTTGTTAACCATGTTTATAATATGGGGATTACCAAAACTTACCACAAAAATGCCTGCTGCTTTAACAGCTATTTTAATAGTAACTTTAGTCTCTATATTTGGCGGACTTCATTCTATAAATGTTGGAGATTTTATTCGCGATGGAGGAGGAGCTGGT is a window of Formosa sediminum DNA encoding:
- a CDS encoding M14 family metallopeptidase, yielding MKLLASSFIIFLLLNTLHLQSQNKFLTHFEKSNGLETATYAEVIQFYKNLAATYPEIQIQSIGKTDSGEPLHMVTLNPDKVFNFDAIRANKRILLINNGIHPGESDGIDATMMLYRDIVQGKVTVPKHTVLVTIPVYNVGGSLNRNATTRTNQNGPEEYGFRGNARNYDLNRDFIKNDTKNAKTFAEIFHKVQPDVFIDNHVSNGADYQYTLTHLFTQHNKLGGNLGNYLHTKMMPELEQNLALKDWDITPYVNVFNQVPEVGFSQFIDHPRYSTGYTTLFNTLGMMVETHMLKPYKPRVEGTYELMKSMIALIEKDYNIIKKLRAEANQAFLEAETYDLNWTVDTTKFSTLQFKGFEGEYISSAVTGLKRLKYNRAQPFTKAVKYQNYFKPATKVSIPKAYIIPQGWYAIIELLELNQVEMTPLQADQTFTVETYHITDFDTKKEAYEGHYLHSNTMVTSTTETLQFRSGDYYIETRQPAIRYLLETLEPQAIDSFFNWNFFDTILQQKEGFSPYVWEDLALELLNTNAELKQEFEAKKQSDKVFSQNWYAQLDWIHKHSEYYEKAHLRYPIFRIN